GGTGGACGCGCTGCACCCGGGGACTGCTCTGCTGGTCGTCCTGCGTGGCCCCAACACCGGTGCTCGCTTCCTGCTCGACGACGCCGAGGTCACGACCGGTCGCGGACCGGACCGCGACATCTTCCTCGACGACGTCACGGTCTCGCGCAAGCACGCGGTCTTCTCGCGCGAGGATCAGGGTTTCGGCGTGCGCGACGTGGGCTCCCTCAACGGGACCTACGTGAACAAGGAGCGGATCGACCAGGCGGCGCTGCGTACGGGCGACGAGGTGCAGATCGGCAAGTTCCGCCTCGTCTACTACGCCAGCGCAGCGACCAGCTGACGGTGCCCGACGAGCGCATCGGGATCGGCGCCGTCATCGCGCATCTCGAGGATGACTTCCCCGATGTCACCATCTCCAAGGTCCGCTATCTGGAAGCCGTGGGACTGATCAGTCCCACGCGTACCGCGTCCGGGTACCGGAAGTTCTCCCGGGCCGACGTCGAGCGTCTGCGCTTCGTGCTTGCTGCCCAGCGGGACCGGTTCTGGCCGTTGCGGGTCATCCGTGAGCGACTCGACGCCATGGATCGGGGTCTCAGCGTCGACGACGACGGTGACATCGCTGCCCCGCCGGAGCAGGCGCAGGAGCACATCCGTCTTGAGCCACCCCCGGCGCGGTCGCGCCCCCTTCGCCTCACCGCGGTGGAGTTGCAGCAGGGCGCCCGCATCGACACGGCGACCTTCCGGGAGCTCATCTCCTACGGGTTGCTCCCCAAGAGCAGCGAGTACTACGGCCATGCCGATCTCGAGGTGGCTCGTGCCTCCGGTGCCCTGGTGGCGGCCGGGATCGACGTGCGTCACCTTCGTCCCTTCAAGAGTGCCGCCGAGCGCGAGCTCGGTCTGGCCGAGCACGTCCTGGGGCAGCAGGCACTGCAGGGGCGGGCCGCCGGCGCCGAGGGGCTCGACGATGAGACCGTGGCCAGGCGCGTCGTCGAGGACTGCCTCGACCTCCACATGGCACTCGTGCGCCGGGGACTGCAGGAAAAGGAGTGAGCGAGGGATACGCTGGGGGTGTGAAGTTGCTCGACGTCCTCGGAGTCCGGGTGGAGATGCCGACCTCCCAGCCGATCGTGCTCCTGCGCGAGCGCGACGGAGGGCGACGCGTGCCCATCTGGATAGGTGCCGCGGAGGCCACGGCGATCGCCTACGCCCAGGAGGGTGTGGAGCCGCCACGACCGTTGACCCATGACCTGCTCGTCGACGTCGTGGCAGCAGTGGGGCGTGAACTGGTGACGGTGCGGATCGATGCGGTCCTCGAAGGCGTCTTCCATGCCACCCTCGTGCTCGACGACGGGACCGAGATCTCTGCGCGGACCTCCGACGGTGTCGCGCTGGCGCTGCGCACCGGGGCCGAGATCGTCGCCACCGATCAGGTCCTGGACGAGGTCGGCATCGAGTCCTCGGACGATGACGAGGACGAGGTGGCCAAGTTCAAGGAGTTCCTGGACGAGGTCTCCCCGGAGGACTTCGAGGAACCCGGGACATAGGTCCGCAGCGGTCTCGACGTGGACCGGCCACGAGGTGCGTCCACCCCGCCGCGACCTGATCGTTACCGACACGCGAGCCGTTCGCCGCGGGGGTGTTTGACGCCCTCCCTGCGTCGCCGTAGCGTCGAAGACAGCGCCGGGCCACACCGGTGCGATTCCGCCCGGCTCGATCCGGGACCACGGTGAGGGCAGGAGGGCGTAGTGGACGCCACGAACGACGAGGGCCGGACCGACGTCCGGACCCAGGGCGTGCTCTTCGACGACGACCTGCCCGAGCTGTCCGAGCACATCGGCTATCGCGGCCCCGCCGCGTGCAAGGCCGCCGGGATCACCTACCGTCAGCTCGACTACTGGGCCCGCACCGGTCTGGTCGAGCCGGGGGTGCGTGACGCTGCCGGCTCCGGAAGCCAGCGACTCTACGGCTTCCGCGACATCCTCGTGCTCAAGGTGGTCAAGCGACTGCTCGACACGGGCGTATCCCTCCAGCAGATCCGGGTCGCGATCCAGCACCTCCGGGAGCGCGGTGTCGAGGACCTGGCGCAGATCACCCTGATGAGCGACGGCGCGAGCGTCTACGAGTGCACCTCCGCCGACGAGGTCATCGATCTCGTCCAGGGCGGTCAGGGTGTCTTCGGGATCGCCGTCGGTCGGGTCTGGCGGGAGGTCGAGGGGTCGCTGCTGGAGATCCCGAGTGAGCGACTGGAGCAGGATGAGCCACCGGCGATGCCCGGAGACGAGCTCTCCGCCCGGCGACGCGCGAAGCTCGCCTGAGCCTGACGGTCGTCGCGGTCACGCTGGTAGCCTGACAGCGCTGCTCACCCCGCGGGGGAGAGTCCTCGTGCGACGCGCGAGGCGCCGAAGGGGCAAATCTCCCCGGAACCTCTCAGGCGACAGGACCTCGCGGATCAGGCACCTCTGGAGCGCCTCGGCGTGACAGATGGGGAGGCTGGCTTTGTACCCCCACGCGTCCAAGGGAGCCTCATGAGCGCCTCAACACCCCTGTCCGAGTTCGTCGGTCGTCACATCGGTCCTCGAGAGGCCGATGTCCAGCAGATGCTCGAGGCCATTGGCCAGCCGAGTCTGGAGACGCTGTGCGACACGGCCGTCCCCGATGCCATCCGACAGACCGACTCCGTCGCCATCGAGGCGGCAGCCAGCGAGCTCGCCGTCATCGAGGAGCTGCGCGCCCTCGCGGCGAAGAACACCGTGATGACCTCGATGATCGGCCTGGGCTACTACGGCACCATCACGCCGGCAGTCGTCCAGCGCAATGTCCTGGAGAACCCCGCGTGGTACACGGCGTACACGCCGTACCAGCCGGAGATCAGCCAGGGGCGTCTGGAGGCGCTGCTGAACTTCCAGACGATGGTCGCCGACCTGACCGGACTGCAGACGTCCGGGTCATCCCTCCTGGACGAGGGCACGGCAGCGGCGGAGGCCATGACCGTCATGCGTCGCTCCAGCAGGGTCGCCAAGGACGCGGTGATGCTCATCGACACCAACACCTTCCCGCAGACGCGTGCCGTCATCGACACCCGAGCCGTGCCCCTGGGCATCGAGGTCGTCAGTGCTGACCTGACCGGGGTCACCACCGCCGAGGAGTTGCGCGCAGCGGCAGGGGACCGCGACGTCTTCGGGGTGCTCGTCCAGTACCCCGGCGCCGATGGCACGATCTCCGACTGGAGCGCGTTGGCGACCGCGGCGCACGAGATCGGTGCCCTCGTGGCAGCGGCAGCCGACCTGCTGGCGCTGACCCTGCTCACCGCGCCGGGGGAGTGGGGCGCAGACGTCGCCGTCGGCACCACCCAGCGCTTCGGAGTCCCGATGGCCTTCGGTGGACCGCACGCGGGGTACATGTCCGTTCGCGCCGGGCTCGAACGCACTCTCCCGGGACGGCTGGTCGGCGTGTCCGTCGACGCCGAGGGCCGTGCCAGCTACCGGTTGGCCCTGCAGACGCGTGAGCAGCACATCCGTCGCGACAAGGCGACGAGCAACATCTGCACCGCACAGGTGCTCCTGGCCGTCATGGCCTCGATGTACGCCGTCTACCACGGGCCGGACGGACTGCGCGCGATCGCCGAGCGGGTCCACGGCACCGCCGTGGGGCTGGCGGCCACGCTGCGCGCGACGGGCGTCGAGGTCAACGACGCACCGTGGTTCGACACGCTGCGGGTCAGCGTTCCCGGACGTGCCGACGAGGTCGTCGCAGCCGCGCTCGAGGCCGGGGTGAACATCTGGCGTCACGACGCCGACACCGTCCTGCTGTCCGTGGACGAGACGAGCGACCCGAGCGAGGTCGCCGCGGTGGCCGGAGCCTTCGGGGCGAGCGGCACCGGCGTCGACGAGCACGAGGTCGACTCCTCGCACGCTCCGCAGGTCAGTCCGCAATGGGCCCCGGCGCTGCTGCGCACGAGCGAGTACCTGACCCACCCCGTCTTCCACGAGCACCGCAGCGAGACGCAGATGCTGCGCTACCTGCGTCGCCTCTCCGACCGCGACTTCGCTCTCGACCGCGGGATGATCCCACTGGGCTCGTGCACCATGAAGCTCAATGCCACCACCGAGATGGCGGCCATCACCTGGCCCGAGTTCGCCGGACTGCACCCCTTCGCCCCGGACGAGCAGACGGTGGGCATCCGCGAACTCGTCGGACAGCTCAGTGACTGGCTCAGTGAGGTGACCGGGTACCACTCGGTCTCCCTGCAGCCCAATGCCGGGTCGCAGGGTGAACTCGCCGGCCTGCTGGCCATCCGGGCCCACCACGCCGCGCAGGGCCAGCAGCAGCGGCGCATCTGCCTGATCCCCGCCAGCGCGCACGGCACCAATGCCGCCTCCGCGGTCATGGCCGGGATGAAGGTCGTCGTGGTGAAGACCGCCGAGGGCGGCACCATCGACATGGACGACCTGCGGGCGAAGATCGAACAGCACCATGACGACCTCGCCGCGATCATGGTCACCTATCCGAGTACGCACGGAGTCTTCGAGGACACGATCTCCGAGCTGTGTGCCCTCGTGCACGACGCCGGTGGTCAGGTCTACGTCGACGGTGCCAACCTCAACGCCCTCGTCGGTCTGGCCCAGCCGGGCAGGTTCGGTGCGGACGTCAGCCACCTGAACCTCCACAAGACCTTCTGCATCCCGCACGGGGGTGGCGGTCCGGGCGTCGGTCCGGTGGCGGTGCGTGAGCACCTCGCGCCGTACCTGCCGAACCACCCGCTCGCTCCTGCTGCGGGTCCGCACACCGGTGTCGGCCCGATCAGTGCCGCACCGTACGGTTCGGCCGGCATCCTGCCGATCTCCTGGGCGTACGTCCGCCTGATGGGTGGCGACGGGCTCAGCCGTGCCACGCAGCTGGCCGTCCTCAGCGCCAACTACGTCGCAGCGCGGTTGGGGGAGCACTACCCGGTGCTCTACGCCGGGCCCGGTGGGATCGTCGCGCACGAGTGCATCGTCGACCTGCGGCAGCTGACCAAGGACACGGGGGTCACCGTCGACGACGTGGCCAAGCGGCTCATCGACTACGGCTTCCACGCCCCGACGATGAGCTTCCCGGTCGCAGGCACGTTCATGATCGAGCCGACCGAGTCGGAGGACAAGGGTGAGATCGATCGCTTCTGCGACGCGATGATCGCCATCCGTGAGGAGATCGAGACTGTGGCGAAGGGGGAGGACGTCGCCACCTCGATGCTGCGCCGGGCGCCGCACACCGCTGCCGCGCTCGCCCGGGAGTGGGACCGTCCGTACAGCCGCGAGGATGCCGTCTTCCCCGTCGGGGTCGACGCCGCGGACAAGTACTGGCCACCGGTGGCCAGGATCGACGGTGCCTATGGCGACCGCAACCTCGTGTGCTCCTGCCCCTCGCCCGAGGAGCTGGCCGAGATCGGCTGAGCGATCTCGGGTGCTGCCAGCGGCACGGGCCGTCGATCGCAGGTGCGGCGATGCGGCAGTCCGTGGCGCGCGGTGCGGACTCGTTGGCCCCCCGCGATCGAGTCCTCCCCCAGGCCGGACGTCGGCCTGAGCCGGACCACCCCGTCCCTGCACCGGCTCGATCACCCCGACGCGTGGTCGCCCACGTCCATCGCGTGGAGTGGACGGCCTGGATCAGGCGACGTCGGCGGTGGTGGTGCCGACGACGGAGACGCTGGAGCCCTGCTGGGTCTTGTGCACCTGAACCTGGGTCGGGATCCGGGTGCGCATCTCGGTGACGTGGCTGACGACGCCGATCGTGCGGCCGCCGTCGCGCAGACGGTCCAGGACGTCGAGCACCTGCTCGAGGCTGTCCTGGTCCAGACTGCCGAATCCCTCGTCGACGAAGAGGGTGCCGAACTCCCGACCACCGGACTCCTCCCGGATGGCGTCCGCGAGTCCCAGGGCCAGGGCCAGCGACGTGGTGAAGGACTCACCGCCGGAGAGGCTCGTGGTCGGCCGCACCCGTGACGTCCACAGGTCACGCACGACGAGCCCGAGCCCCCCGCGCCGCTGGCCCCGGGCGCCCGAGTCGTCATGACCCAGCTCATAGCGTCCGTCGGCCATGTCGACCAGCCGCTCGTTGGCCAGCTCGACGATGCGCTCGAGCCGGGCTGCCAGGACGAACGTGGACAGCCGCATCCGCTTGTCGTTGTCGGAGCTCGTCCCGGTGACCAGGGTTGCCATGCGGGTCACCAGCGCAGCGTGCTCGACGGCCGGCCCGAGCTCCGCACAGGCCCGGCGGACATGGTTGCCGACGGTGAGGAACTGTGTACGCACCGTCTGCGCCGACGCCTGGCGTCGGGCCATGGCCTCGGCGGCCTCCCGGGTGTCGCCGGCGACGACCTCGAGTGCGTCGAGGTCTGCTGGGGGCTCCTGCAGGGCAGCGACGACCTCGTCCTCCGCCAGCACGGCAGCCGCGGCCGCGTGCTGGGCCTCGTGGTCGTCGGCGGCCTGCGCGAGCTCGGACAGCGTCGACCTGGGCAGGGACGCTGCGACGACATCCGCCTCGTCGTCGAAGTCGCCCTCGCTGAGGGCCGCGGCCAGCAGGTCCACCGCCTCGGCGCACCGGGTGCTCGTGCGCTCGATCTCCGCGTCGGCCGCCAGGACCCGCTCCGTTGCGGCGAGCAGCGCGCGGTGCCCCCGGCGTGCGGTGGCGACCGCCGACGAGGCGGACTGCCCGACGTCCCGATCGTCCCGATCGTCCCGGACGGACACGGTGTCGGGGTCGGTCCCGGGTGGTCCCTCGTCGTCCGCGGTGGTCAGCAGGGGAGCGCAGGGACAGGTATCGGCGTGATCCTCGACGAGGCGGACCAACCGACGCGTGCACGCAGCGAGGTCGTCCTCGAGCTGGGTGTGCCGGGCACGGGACCCGGCCAGAGCCGCCACGGCCTCCTCGTGGGCTGTCGTCGCCCGCGCGACCGCTGCTGTGCACGTCTCGGCCGCCCGCTCGACGTCCTCGAGCCGGGCGACGACCTCGTCGAGGGCAACCTGTTCCTCGCGCAGGGTCCTGCAGTCGCGGGACAGATCACCATCGACGTCGATGTCAGGGAGCTCGTCGGCGGTGGTGAGTTCCCTGACGGCCTCCACCAGGTCGGCCGCCTTCGCCCTGGCCACCCCGAGTCGGGAGGCCACGGCCTCGTCCCGGGTGCGCGACTGCTCCAGCCGGCTCTCGGTCACGACGATCCGCTCCCGCGCGGCATCGATCTGCTCAGGGGTGACCTGGTCACCTGCGGGCGCGGGCGCCGGGTGCTCCGTGGACCCGCAGACCGCACAGGCTGCACCGTCGACGAGCTGGGCCGACAACTCTCCCGCCATGGTGTCCAACCTCTGCTGGACGAGCTGGTGCAGGTGATCGCGGCGTGCCAGGACCTCTTCGTGGGCGCTCTGGCGCTCGTCGGTCGTCGTCCGCTGCTCGTCCTCGAGGTCGGTCAGGCTCCTCCGCGTCGTCATCAGCTCGGTCAGCCGATCGACCAGCGGGACCAGGCGAGCCAGCCGGTCCCCGGCCCGCGCGACCTGACTGCGCGTCTCCTCGACCTCCTCGGCCCGGTCACCGGCGCGGGCCACGGCCGCGGCCGCGGCCGTCACCTCCCGCGCCTGCGTGTCGACGAGCGCCTCGGAGCGGCGCAGGTCCTGCGCGAGCCGCTCGAGGTGCTCGGACTCGTGACGGGCCGTCGTGAGGGAGTCGTCCTGCTCCAGGAGGGCGTCCCGCACGCTGGTGAGCCCGTGGCCCCCGAGGTCGGGGAGCGAGGCGAGCGCGAGGTCACGAGCCCGGTGGGCGCTCGTGACCTCGCGCCGGGCCCGCTCGGCGGCAGAGACGAGTGGCAGCACGGCAGCGGCCTCACGAGCTCGCGCCAGCCGATGGCGACGCTCAACGTGCTCGTCCGCACGCTCGGCAAGTGCGTCGAGGTCGGACTGGGCGCGATGGCCACGCCGGCGGCGCTCCGCCTGGCGCCGACCTGTCTCCAGTGCGGTTCGTGCGGCCGAGGCCCGGATGCGTGTGTCGTCCACGAGTGTCATGACCTCACCGGCGTGGGCGTCGAGCGCGGCGTCAACGGTGTCGACGACCGCCACGAGCTCGTCGGGGTCGAGCTGGTCGAGCGGCGGATCGACCCCGGTCGCTGCCCAGGACCCGTCCACCTCCGACAGCTCGACGTCCGTCTCGGCGAGCAGCTCGGTCAGTCTCCCGGTGTGCCCGGCCAGTGCCGCCCGGGCGGCGGTGAGGGTGGCCTGCGCCCGCTGCCGCTGGTCGGTGAGCCTCTGCTCCACCGACACGTAGTCGGTGACGTCGAAGAGGCGCTCGAGGACAGCCCTTCGCTCCTCGTCGGTGGCGCGGAGGAAGGCCGCGAAGTCGCCCTGGGGGAGCATGACCACACGTCGGAACTGGTCCAGCCCCATGCCCAGGAGATCGTCGAGCACCCGTGCTGCCTCGTCGATGCGAGAGCTGAGCGACTGCCAGCGGCCGCCGACGTACTCGTCGAGCTGGACGTGGGCCGGCTCGGTGGTGGTGCCGTCGCCGCGCTTCTTGGGTCGCTCGTAGGCCGGGCTGCGTGTGATCCGCAGCCGTCGGCCCGACAGGGTCAGCTCGAGGATCACCACGGTCGCCTCCGACGCCGCGGCGTGCTGGCTGCGCAAGGACGTCGTGAGCCGGTCGCCGGGGACGTTGGCGTACAGCGCGAAGCAGATGGCGTCCAGCAGACTCGTCTTGCCCGAGCCGGTCGGTCCGTGGATGAGGTAGAGGCCCGAGGCGCTGAGGTCCTCGAGGTCGAGGTCGACGGTCCCGGCGAAGGGGCCGAAGGCGGTTGCCGTCAGGTGGTGGAGCCTCATGCCGCTCCACGCTCACGAGTGCGGCCCTCGTCCTCGTGGTCCCCGCGCGCTGCACGTCCGGCCTCGAGCGCGTCCCGGAGCAGTCGGGTCTCGGCCTGGTCGGCGCCTGCACCCCGACGCACGTCCTCGACGAAGTCGCAGCAGACGTCCAGCGGCTCCCGACGAGCGACCTTGGCGGCGTAGCTGCGCTCGGGCAGGGCCTCGCCCTGCGGGTCGAAACGCAGCTGCAGCACGTGTGGGAATCGTCGCGCGATCTGCTCCAGGGCCCCTACGGGACGGATCGGGTCGGTCAGCGTGACCTGGACCCAGGCATCCTCCGCCCGGCTGTGGCGCGCGTCGGCGAGGACCTCCTCGAGGGTGCCGCGTACCTGCGCCAGGGAACGGTGGACCGGGGCCGCGACCTGCTCGACCCGGACGCGGTCGTCGGCGTCGAGGTCGAGCAGCAACGTGCCCTTGGTGTGGTGCGTCTCGCTGAAGGACATGGCGATCGGTGAACCGCTGTAGCGAATCGTCTCGGCGACCTGTTGGCTCCCGTGCAGGTGCCCGAGCGCCGCGTAGGCGACACCGTCGAAGGTGCCCGTCGGGACCATCGCCACCCCACCGGTGCTGATGTCACGCTCGGAGTCGCTCGTCGCACCGCCCCCCACGAAGCAGTGCGCCATGGCGATCGTCCTGGGGCCACGCGTCTCGGCATCCGCCCGGACCCGGTCCATGGCGGCGCCGAGAACCGCGGTGTGGGTGCGCGTGTCGACGCCCAGCTCCTCGGTCACCGAGGACGCGGCCGGCTCCAGGTAGGGGAGTGGGTAGACCGCTGCGTCACCGACCATGACCGGTGCGCCGATCGAGCCCGGATCGGAGCGGATGTGCAGGCCCGCCCGGGAGAGCAGGTCGGAGGCGAAACCGAGGCGGATCGCCGAGTCGTGGTTGCCGCTGGAGATGATCACCTGCGACCCGGCGTCGATGAGCCGCGTCACCGCCTCCGACAACAGCCGCACGGCGTCCGGCGGCGGAAGCGCCCGGTCGTAGACGTCGCCGGCGACGAGGACCGCGTCCACCGACTCGTCACGCACCGTGGTCACGAGGTGGTCCACGAACTCCGCCTGCGCGTCCAGCAGTCCCACCCCGTGGAAGGAGCGGCCCAGGTGCCAGTCGGAGGTGTGGAGCAGCTTCATGGTCTCCACGCTATGAGGAGGCACCGACAACGGCGCGGTGCGACACCCCCTTCGCCAGATGGTCGTGATCGGCGCATCCGACCCCGGTCTGATCTGTTCACCGGAGGCGGCCCTCGGTACATTCGACTCAGCCGACGCTCGGCGAGAGGCGGAATCCATGGGCAAGGAAGTCAGGACCCGGAGCTACACACGCGAGGAACGGCAGCGTTACCGGGAGAAGGTGCGCCAGAACCTCGACGTCTTCGAGCGGATGCTCGCCGAGAGCGTCTTCGAGGACGACGTGCCCCTGACCGGTCTGGAGATCGAGCTCAATCTCGTCGACGAGCAGAACCAGCCGGCCTTCGTCAACGACGAGGTGCTCGAGTCGATCGCCGATCCGGACTACCAGACCGAGCTCGCGCAGTTCAACATCGAGCTGAACGTCGCGCCCCGCCCGCTGCCGGGGGACTCCGCCCTGGATCTGGAGACCGCGCTGCGGGACTCGCTCAACCGCGCTGACGAGAAGGCGGCGGAGCGCGGCGCCCGGCTCCTCCCGATCGGGATCCTCCCCACCATCCGGCAGGAGCACTTCCAGGGGGAGTGGATCAGCGCGAACAACCGCTACACCGCGCTCAACGACTCGATCTTCACCGCTCGCGGTGAGGATGTCGTCATCGACAT
The DNA window shown above is from Janibacter sp. A1S7 and carries:
- a CDS encoding bifunctional nuclease family protein, whose amino-acid sequence is MKLLDVLGVRVEMPTSQPIVLLRERDGGRRVPIWIGAAEATAIAYAQEGVEPPRPLTHDLLVDVVAAVGRELVTVRIDAVLEGVFHATLVLDDGTEISARTSDGVALALRTGAEIVATDQVLDEVGIESSDDDEDEVAKFKEFLDEVSPEDFEEPGT
- a CDS encoding FHA domain-containing protein; the encoded protein is MSGNENDQPARQDPATQRFTGIESSAPADLPDSDYHLSREEQATVDALHPGTALLVVLRGPNTGARFLLDDAEVTTGRGPDRDIFLDDVTVSRKHAVFSREDQGFGVRDVGSLNGTYVNKERIDQAALRTGDEVQIGKFRLVYYASAATS
- a CDS encoding exonuclease SbcCD subunit D yields the protein MKLLHTSDWHLGRSFHGVGLLDAQAEFVDHLVTTVRDESVDAVLVAGDVYDRALPPPDAVRLLSEAVTRLIDAGSQVIISSGNHDSAIRLGFASDLLSRAGLHIRSDPGSIGAPVMVGDAAVYPLPYLEPAASSVTEELGVDTRTHTAVLGAAMDRVRADAETRGPRTIAMAHCFVGGGATSDSERDISTGGVAMVPTGTFDGVAYAALGHLHGSQQVAETIRYSGSPIAMSFSETHHTKGTLLLDLDADDRVRVEQVAAPVHRSLAQVRGTLEEVLADARHSRAEDAWVQVTLTDPIRPVGALEQIARRFPHVLQLRFDPQGEALPERSYAAKVARREPLDVCCDFVEDVRRGAGADQAETRLLRDALEAGRAARGDHEDEGRTRERGAA
- a CDS encoding MerR family transcriptional regulator yields the protein MDATNDEGRTDVRTQGVLFDDDLPELSEHIGYRGPAACKAAGITYRQLDYWARTGLVEPGVRDAAGSGSQRLYGFRDILVLKVVKRLLDTGVSLQQIRVAIQHLRERGVEDLAQITLMSDGASVYECTSADEVIDLVQGGQGVFGIAVGRVWREVEGSLLEIPSERLEQDEPPAMPGDELSARRRAKLA
- a CDS encoding SMC family ATPase; this translates as MRLHHLTATAFGPFAGTVDLDLEDLSASGLYLIHGPTGSGKTSLLDAICFALYANVPGDRLTTSLRSQHAAASEATVVILELTLSGRRLRITRSPAYERPKKRGDGTTTEPAHVQLDEYVGGRWQSLSSRIDEAARVLDDLLGMGLDQFRRVVMLPQGDFAAFLRATDEERRAVLERLFDVTDYVSVEQRLTDQRQRAQATLTAARAALAGHTGRLTELLAETDVELSEVDGSWAATGVDPPLDQLDPDELVAVVDTVDAALDAHAGEVMTLVDDTRIRASAARTALETGRRQAERRRRGHRAQSDLDALAERADEHVERRHRLARAREAAAVLPLVSAAERARREVTSAHRARDLALASLPDLGGHGLTSVRDALLEQDDSLTTARHESEHLERLAQDLRRSEALVDTQAREVTAAAAAVARAGDRAEEVEETRSQVARAGDRLARLVPLVDRLTELMTTRRSLTDLEDEQRTTTDERQSAHEEVLARRDHLHQLVQQRLDTMAGELSAQLVDGAACAVCGSTEHPAPAPAGDQVTPEQIDAARERIVVTESRLEQSRTRDEAVASRLGVARAKAADLVEAVRELTTADELPDIDVDGDLSRDCRTLREEQVALDEVVARLEDVERAAETCTAAVARATTAHEEAVAALAGSRARHTQLEDDLAACTRRLVRLVEDHADTCPCAPLLTTADDEGPPGTDPDTVSVRDDRDDRDVGQSASSAVATARRGHRALLAATERVLAADAEIERTSTRCAEAVDLLAAALSEGDFDDEADVVAASLPRSTLSELAQAADDHEAQHAAAAAVLAEDEVVAALQEPPADLDALEVVAGDTREAAEAMARRQASAQTVRTQFLTVGNHVRRACAELGPAVEHAALVTRMATLVTGTSSDNDKRMRLSTFVLAARLERIVELANERLVDMADGRYELGHDDSGARGQRRGGLGLVVRDLWTSRVRPTTSLSGGESFTTSLALALGLADAIREESGGREFGTLFVDEGFGSLDQDSLEQVLDVLDRLRDGGRTIGVVSHVTEMRTRIPTQVQVHKTQQGSSVSVVGTTTADVA
- the gcvP gene encoding aminomethyl-transferring glycine dehydrogenase, with translation MSASTPLSEFVGRHIGPREADVQQMLEAIGQPSLETLCDTAVPDAIRQTDSVAIEAAASELAVIEELRALAAKNTVMTSMIGLGYYGTITPAVVQRNVLENPAWYTAYTPYQPEISQGRLEALLNFQTMVADLTGLQTSGSSLLDEGTAAAEAMTVMRRSSRVAKDAVMLIDTNTFPQTRAVIDTRAVPLGIEVVSADLTGVTTAEELRAAAGDRDVFGVLVQYPGADGTISDWSALATAAHEIGALVAAAADLLALTLLTAPGEWGADVAVGTTQRFGVPMAFGGPHAGYMSVRAGLERTLPGRLVGVSVDAEGRASYRLALQTREQHIRRDKATSNICTAQVLLAVMASMYAVYHGPDGLRAIAERVHGTAVGLAATLRATGVEVNDAPWFDTLRVSVPGRADEVVAAALEAGVNIWRHDADTVLLSVDETSDPSEVAAVAGAFGASGTGVDEHEVDSSHAPQVSPQWAPALLRTSEYLTHPVFHEHRSETQMLRYLRRLSDRDFALDRGMIPLGSCTMKLNATTEMAAITWPEFAGLHPFAPDEQTVGIRELVGQLSDWLSEVTGYHSVSLQPNAGSQGELAGLLAIRAHHAAQGQQQRRICLIPASAHGTNAASAVMAGMKVVVVKTAEGGTIDMDDLRAKIEQHHDDLAAIMVTYPSTHGVFEDTISELCALVHDAGGQVYVDGANLNALVGLAQPGRFGADVSHLNLHKTFCIPHGGGGPGVGPVAVREHLAPYLPNHPLAPAAGPHTGVGPISAAPYGSAGILPISWAYVRLMGGDGLSRATQLAVLSANYVAARLGEHYPVLYAGPGGIVAHECIVDLRQLTKDTGVTVDDVAKRLIDYGFHAPTMSFPVAGTFMIEPTESEDKGEIDRFCDAMIAIREEIETVAKGEDVATSMLRRAPHTAAALAREWDRPYSREDAVFPVGVDAADKYWPPVARIDGAYGDRNLVCSCPSPEELAEIG
- a CDS encoding MerR family transcriptional regulator — encoded protein: MPDERIGIGAVIAHLEDDFPDVTISKVRYLEAVGLISPTRTASGYRKFSRADVERLRFVLAAQRDRFWPLRVIRERLDAMDRGLSVDDDGDIAAPPEQAQEHIRLEPPPARSRPLRLTAVELQQGARIDTATFRELISYGLLPKSSEYYGHADLEVARASGALVAAGIDVRHLRPFKSAAERELGLAEHVLGQQALQGRAAGAEGLDDETVARRVVEDCLDLHMALVRRGLQEKE